One stretch of Candidatus Bathyarchaeia archaeon DNA includes these proteins:
- a CDS encoding DUF1616 domain-containing protein has protein sequence MQKLSRNFNIQDNKNAFTVAVAIALLLASVLLVTYVVLLQPEPDEYITLNLLDSNKKAVDYPEVLVANVSSTFSVYVNVENHLGEPLNETQVLVKVAQNANPTFPMDANVTQTLTTKALQNGEATSEIATVSLNQPGDYLVAFELWIPNKETGVFEFSEKVCVLNVQVTAENSAA, from the coding sequence ATGCAAAAACTAAGCCGCAACTTTAACATCCAAGACAACAAAAACGCTTTCACTGTGGCAGTGGCAATTGCCCTTCTTTTAGCTTCGGTTTTACTTGTCACGTATGTTGTTTTGCTTCAACCTGAACCTGACGAGTACATAACGTTGAACCTGCTGGACAGCAACAAAAAAGCTGTTGATTACCCTGAGGTTTTGGTTGCCAACGTGAGCAGCACCTTTAGCGTTTACGTTAACGTAGAAAACCATCTGGGCGAACCCCTAAACGAGACGCAGGTCTTGGTGAAGGTTGCCCAAAACGCAAACCCCACCTTTCCCATGGACGCCAACGTGACCCAAACGTTAACCACCAAAGCCCTGCAAAATGGCGAGGCAACCAGCGAAATCGCAACTGTGAGCCTAAACCAGCCAGGAGACTATTTGGTTGCGTTTGAGTTGTGGATTCCTAATAAGGAAACGGGTGTGTTTGAGTTTTCGGAAAAAGTTTGTGTATTAAACGTGCAGGTTACCGCCGAAAACTCCGCAGCCTAA
- a CDS encoding multidrug effflux MFS transporter encodes MKNTPEAKPKTTVRQRHLGDRGLIVLLAVLSAFVPLSTDLYLPALPNMGDFFNVSGDLTNLTLILFFLFFALGILFWGPLSDKYGRRPILLLGLSIYIVASVSCALSANITQLIISRILQASGGSAATAVATAMVKDVYSGRKREAVLSLVQSMVVISPAVAPVLGAFMLPYTSWQGLFWALALIGVASLAGCLMMEETILQRHTGTVLGSMRRLGTVLKNPSFLVLLIIFSLVSTATLAFISSSSYIYQRGFGLSAQWYSFYFAINAVGLIMGPMLYLWLSKSFSRKRIVMLCFVSMIAGGALVCLVGNFGPLVFTFALLPASMMASCARPPGVCYMLEQQKEYTGAASALINSFSLLFASGGMILASMDETNLSLIGAINMGVGFVCFLSWVWVSRRNLIKPE; translated from the coding sequence ATGAAAAACACACCTGAAGCCAAACCAAAAACCACCGTCAGACAGCGGCATCTGGGAGACCGTGGACTGATTGTTCTACTTGCGGTGCTCTCTGCCTTTGTTCCGCTCTCCACTGACCTTTACCTCCCCGCTCTTCCAAACATGGGTGACTTCTTTAATGTCTCAGGTGACCTCACCAACCTTACTCTCATTTTGTTTTTTCTTTTCTTTGCTTTAGGCATCCTTTTCTGGGGTCCTCTGAGCGACAAATACGGGCGTCGTCCCATCCTCCTTTTGGGCTTATCAATTTATATCGTGGCCAGTGTTTCTTGTGCCCTCTCCGCCAACATCACCCAGCTTATCATTTCCCGTATTTTGCAAGCATCAGGCGGCAGCGCGGCAACTGCAGTTGCAACCGCCATGGTTAAGGATGTTTATTCAGGGCGAAAACGGGAAGCCGTTCTCTCCCTTGTTCAGTCTATGGTCGTCATATCCCCCGCGGTTGCCCCCGTTTTAGGCGCGTTCATGCTTCCCTACACTTCGTGGCAGGGGTTATTCTGGGCACTAGCCCTCATCGGCGTCGCCTCCTTAGCTGGCTGTCTCATGATGGAAGAAACAATTTTGCAGCGACACACTGGAACGGTTCTGGGGTCAATGCGTCGGCTTGGAACCGTGCTGAAAAACCCCAGCTTTCTTGTGCTTCTGATTATTTTCTCGCTTGTAAGCACTGCTACGCTTGCCTTTATTTCCAGCTCTTCCTACATTTACCAGCGTGGCTTTGGGCTTTCAGCACAGTGGTACAGCTTCTACTTTGCTATAAACGCCGTGGGCTTAATCATGGGGCCGATGCTTTACCTTTGGCTCTCAAAATCCTTCAGCCGTAAACGAATCGTTATGCTTTGTTTTGTTTCTATGATTGCTGGTGGCGCATTAGTTTGCCTCGTGGGCAACTTTGGACCACTTGTTTTCACATTTGCACTTTTACCTGCGTCTATGATGGCAAGCTGTGCCCGGCCACCCGGTGTATGTTACATGCTTGAGCAGCAAAAAGAATACACAGGAGCCGCATCAGCCCTCATTAACAGCTTTAGTCTCTTATTTGCCAGCGGCGGCATGATTCTGGCTTCAATGGATGAAACTAATTTATCTCTCATCGGGGCGATTAACATGGGGGTTGGGTTTGTTTGCTTTTTAAGTTGGGTCTGGGTGAGTAGACGTAACTTGATTAAGCCCGAATAA
- a CDS encoding MFS transporter, which produces MVKNQNAAASRESAGTAQKTAAVTKNRHRFFGPTGGSGWVSAVLPYNIALGPVATLVPLLILNLNGTVLEVGLALTMFNAVSIPASLFWGRITDRFQKRRMIIIASFLSAALILTLFMFVQTSYGVSLLYALFSFVTTAATTPLNLLVMETEKKTKWASAFARFSMFSSVGQTLGLVLGMVGSSFFPLRYLMIPLAVFSLISAGMAAYLIREPEVVFERQAIVMNKQSFFYRLRRSPYLFLKVPSRNDFKRVFKSLHSELTRHTPLLYFAIFGFFLSAGIFNTSLIPALDAAGISSLMIFAVILLGMVVQIASFRYAGPYIERKSPVKSAIGGLVLRAVSYGVMGVFAYFLTGLWFLLPVLIFYPLASGIAYSVYYTASNTMVFNTLSPRRNGSALGVYSALAGVATMAGSVISGFVSFYGGFYITFLVSAVCLGVSAWLLSFMDNGLVSTETNIPT; this is translated from the coding sequence ATGGTTAAAAACCAAAATGCAGCGGCCAGCAGGGAGTCAGCAGGCACCGCCCAGAAAACAGCTGCAGTCACCAAGAACAGGCATCGGTTTTTTGGGCCAACAGGCGGGTCAGGTTGGGTAAGCGCAGTTCTTCCTTACAACATTGCTTTAGGTCCCGTAGCCACTTTGGTTCCGCTGCTGATTTTGAACCTCAACGGAACCGTGCTTGAAGTAGGATTAGCACTCACCATGTTTAACGCAGTCAGCATCCCCGCATCCCTGTTCTGGGGACGGATAACTGACCGTTTCCAAAAACGGCGAATGATAATCATTGCAAGTTTTCTTAGTGCAGCACTGATTCTGACGCTGTTCATGTTTGTGCAAACAAGCTACGGCGTTTCGCTACTTTACGCTTTGTTTTCGTTTGTAACCACTGCGGCAACAACCCCGCTGAACTTGCTGGTCATGGAAACGGAGAAGAAAACAAAATGGGCATCGGCGTTCGCGCGGTTTTCGATGTTTTCCAGTGTGGGGCAAACGTTGGGTTTGGTTTTGGGCATGGTTGGGTCTTCTTTTTTTCCGCTGAGGTACTTGATGATTCCCTTAGCTGTCTTCTCCCTGATATCGGCGGGCATGGCTGCCTACTTGATTCGGGAGCCAGAAGTGGTTTTTGAGCGGCAAGCCATCGTCATGAATAAGCAGAGCTTCTTTTACAGGCTGCGCCGCTCCCCGTATCTATTCCTAAAGGTCCCCAGCCGAAACGATTTCAAACGCGTATTCAAAAGCTTGCACAGTGAACTGACGCGGCACACACCCTTGCTTTACTTTGCCATTTTTGGGTTCTTTTTGTCAGCAGGAATCTTTAACACGTCGCTAATTCCAGCCTTGGACGCCGCGGGAATTTCCAGCTTGATGATTTTCGCCGTTATCTTGCTGGGTATGGTGGTTCAGATAGCTTCATTTCGTTATGCTGGACCCTACATTGAACGTAAATCGCCAGTTAAAAGCGCCATCGGAGGGTTGGTGCTGAGGGCTGTTAGTTATGGGGTGATGGGTGTGTTTGCCTATTTCCTTACGGGGTTGTGGTTTCTGCTGCCCGTGCTGATTTTCTACCCGCTGGCTTCAGGCATAGCTTACTCAGTTTACTACACTGCATCAAACACCATGGTGTTTAACACGCTCAGCCCCCGACGCAACGGCTCGGCTCTTGGCGTGTACAGCGCCCTTGCAGGAGTGGCAACAATGGCAGGCTCAGTTATTTCGGGGTTTGTTTCATTCTACGGAGGATTTTACATCACGTTTTTGGTTTCTGCCGTTTGCCTTGGAGTTTCAGCTTGGTTACTCTCATTTATGGACAACGGACTGGTCAGCACAGAAACCAACATACCAACCTAA
- a CDS encoding glycosyltransferase family 2 protein: protein MTSKVDMVSVVIPTLNEAGNIREALDILDKELAFPKEIIVVDGNSTDGTIEIVKDSNARLIIEPRRGYGLALRVGMKAAKGDVIVMVDGDGTYEFKHVNRLVQRMLDTDAEMCLATRMYDPNKAMGLFNFVGNKLITFCFNMLYKQNFSDTQSGFRAISHSALEKVEFKETDMPFATEMLIKFSRKGFKVVEVPSNYKHRRYGKTKLKPFNSGIEILTTILKGLRE, encoded by the coding sequence ATGACATCGAAAGTTGATATGGTTTCAGTTGTCATTCCGACTCTTAACGAGGCTGGAAACATCCGTGAGGCGTTGGATATTCTTGACAAAGAATTGGCATTCCCCAAAGAGATTATTGTTGTTGACGGCAACTCCACCGACGGAACCATAGAAATTGTTAAAGATTCAAACGCGCGGCTCATCATTGAGCCCCGTCGAGGCTACGGATTGGCGCTGCGGGTCGGCATGAAAGCCGCCAAAGGCGACGTAATCGTAATGGTTGACGGCGACGGCACCTACGAATTCAAACACGTCAACCGCCTCGTGCAAAGAATGCTGGACACCGACGCAGAAATGTGTTTGGCGACGCGTATGTATGACCCCAATAAAGCCATGGGACTCTTCAACTTTGTCGGCAACAAACTCATCACGTTCTGCTTCAACATGCTCTACAAACAAAACTTCAGCGACACCCAATCAGGCTTCCGAGCCATTTCGCATTCGGCGCTGGAAAAAGTTGAGTTCAAAGAGACGGACATGCCTTTTGCCACGGAGATGCTCATCAAGTTCTCGCGTAAAGGCTTCAAAGTGGTGGAAGTTCCCTCAAACTACAAGCACCGCCGCTACGGCAAAACAAAGCTTAAGCCGTTCAATTCGGGAATAGAAATTTTAACCACCATCCTTAAGGGTCTAAGAGAATAG
- the tes gene encoding tetraether lipid synthase Tes, producing the protein MSKTKSICPECQKQIEAELTVKDGRIHITKTCPQHGTFTATHWQSPKVYNFTEEYDYFKNFEESHVAKKAVGCPYTCATCENHVSDTVIGVIDVTKECDLRCAICFSTFSDHIVDYEPTKQELFDILTFLSKRNPKPPAILFSGGEPLERRDMHEIIAKAHELKFMTILATNGIHIAEEPERAEQLKKSGLNIVYLQFDSFSNEFYQKVRGRELLELKYKAIEVCRKLDMEVILVCTLMTGFNDNDVGNIIKFAAKNSDIVRGVIFQPIAFTGRATDNPFQDAWRDWRFAEQVESQTDGEIKTADLFPMGVMSSPIKIMRKFMKKPWPLFSCSPHCGIVNWIYVSKKGKMIPINHFVNFDKFFGQILKTAQHVENKSKTALLSSLFMAAMLSLDMFLVTKEVGLFTLMKAILKMHISPSYQSLGPIRRRIFLLGCMAFMDPYTFDVNRVQRCVVHYVTPSLKVIPFCAYNNIHRIDTEETYSQKQQ; encoded by the coding sequence ATGTCTAAGACCAAAAGTATCTGTCCTGAATGCCAAAAACAAATCGAAGCTGAACTAACCGTTAAAGACGGCAGAATACACATAACCAAAACCTGCCCCCAGCACGGAACCTTCACGGCTACGCACTGGCAAAGTCCAAAAGTTTACAACTTCACCGAAGAATACGACTACTTTAAGAACTTTGAAGAATCTCATGTTGCTAAAAAAGCTGTTGGCTGCCCTTATACCTGCGCTACCTGCGAGAACCATGTTTCTGACACCGTAATCGGCGTCATTGACGTGACCAAAGAGTGCGACCTTCGATGCGCTATCTGCTTCTCCACCTTCTCTGATCACATTGTTGATTACGAGCCAACAAAACAGGAACTCTTTGACATCTTGACCTTTCTGAGTAAACGTAATCCAAAGCCGCCCGCAATTCTGTTTTCAGGCGGTGAACCCCTTGAACGCAGAGACATGCACGAAATCATCGCCAAAGCCCACGAGCTTAAGTTCATGACGATTCTGGCTACCAACGGGATTCACATCGCTGAAGAGCCTGAACGTGCTGAGCAGCTGAAAAAAAGCGGTCTGAACATTGTTTACTTGCAGTTTGACAGCTTCAGTAACGAATTTTACCAGAAAGTGCGTGGACGAGAACTGCTGGAGCTTAAGTACAAAGCCATTGAGGTTTGCCGCAAACTGGACATGGAGGTCATTTTGGTTTGCACGTTGATGACTGGCTTTAACGACAATGATGTTGGCAACATCATAAAGTTCGCTGCCAAAAACAGCGACATTGTTCGCGGCGTCATTTTCCAGCCTATCGCCTTCACTGGGCGCGCAACAGACAACCCGTTTCAAGATGCATGGCGCGACTGGCGTTTCGCTGAGCAGGTCGAGTCACAAACGGACGGCGAAATCAAAACCGCCGATCTGTTTCCGATGGGCGTGATGAGTTCCCCCATAAAAATCATGCGCAAATTCATGAAGAAGCCTTGGCCGCTTTTCTCCTGCAGTCCACACTGCGGCATCGTGAACTGGATTTACGTTTCCAAAAAGGGTAAAATGATACCCATCAACCACTTCGTGAACTTTGACAAGTTCTTTGGGCAAATTTTGAAAACTGCCCAGCACGTGGAGAACAAAAGTAAGACGGCTTTGCTTTCGTCGCTGTTTATGGCTGCGATGCTGTCGTTGGACATGTTTTTGGTGACCAAGGAAGTGGGGCTTTTTACGCTGATGAAGGCGATTTTGAAGATGCATATTTCGCCCAGTTACCAGTCGCTTGGGCCAATTCGGCGGCGGATTTTCCTGTTAGGTTGCATGGCGTTTATGGATCCTTACACGTTTGACGTAAACCGTGTGCAACGCTGTGTGGTGCATTATGTCACCCCAAGTTTGAAGGTTATTCCGTTTTGCGCCTACAACAACATCCACCGAATTGACACTGAGGAAACCTACTCACAAAAGCAACAATAG
- a CDS encoding glycosyltransferase family 4 protein, giving the protein MEPMNLCIVTHTFLPHVGGIERVVYEQSKRLLKKQINLKVLTHKNFTPNQYCYDGIQVQCYDALNIGFRLGIPYPIPNINSYKPFLEAAKTSSLIHAHGHPYLSSLAAAKLAKRYNKPFLLTQHNTFIEYNGIWDYVEKINDLAVGKQTLKEAKKVIVISNATKNYVLRLGVDPEKVQVIYNGVDLERFKPAAHEGEAVRHKLGIPKEAIVAATVRRLVYKNGIDTLLDSAKITVKENPQLVYLVIGKGPDFLDVKAKVEQMGIEKNFVLAGFVSDEDLPRYYNAADFFVLPSKSGEGLPLVALEAMACGLPLVATDVGGIKEIVIQGFCRVVPPNQPKAVAQALLEFADKNQAALQGKLRQIMTEKYSWDVNVEKLMKVYEEII; this is encoded by the coding sequence ATGGAACCCATGAACCTGTGCATCGTCACCCACACGTTCCTGCCGCATGTCGGCGGCATCGAAAGGGTGGTCTACGAGCAAAGCAAGCGCCTCCTCAAGAAGCAAATTAACCTGAAGGTGCTTACCCACAAAAACTTCACCCCCAACCAATACTGCTACGACGGCATCCAAGTCCAATGCTACGACGCCCTCAACATCGGGTTTAGGCTTGGCATCCCCTACCCCATCCCCAACATAAACAGCTACAAACCCTTTTTGGAAGCAGCCAAAACCAGCAGCCTCATCCACGCCCACGGCCACCCCTACCTATCTTCGCTTGCGGCGGCGAAACTTGCAAAACGCTACAACAAACCCTTCCTGCTCACCCAGCACAACACATTCATCGAATACAACGGAATATGGGATTATGTGGAGAAAATCAACGATTTAGCCGTGGGGAAACAGACGCTTAAGGAGGCAAAGAAAGTCATTGTCATCAGTAACGCCACCAAAAACTATGTCTTGCGGCTTGGTGTGGACCCTGAGAAGGTGCAGGTGATTTATAACGGCGTTGACTTGGAACGCTTCAAACCCGCCGCCCACGAGGGGGAAGCGGTGCGCCACAAACTGGGCATCCCCAAAGAAGCCATAGTCGCCGCAACCGTCCGTCGACTGGTTTACAAAAACGGCATTGACACCCTGCTGGACAGCGCCAAAATCACGGTCAAGGAGAATCCTCAACTGGTTTACTTAGTCATAGGCAAAGGTCCTGACTTTCTGGATGTGAAAGCTAAGGTGGAGCAGATGGGTATTGAGAAGAACTTTGTGTTGGCAGGCTTTGTTTCCGACGAGGATTTGCCGCGGTACTACAATGCGGCGGACTTTTTTGTGTTGCCCAGCAAGTCAGGGGAGGGGTTGCCTTTGGTTGCGCTTGAAGCCATGGCATGCGGGTTGCCGTTGGTGGCAACGGACGTGGGCGGAATCAAAGAAATCGTGATTCAAGGTTTTTGCAGGGTTGTGCCGCCCAACCAGCCAAAAGCGGTGGCGCAGGCGCTTTTGGAGTTTGCCGACAAGAATCAGGCAGCACTTCAGGGCAAATTGCGTCAAATCATGACGGAAAAGTACAGTTGGGATGTTAATGTGGAGAAGCTGATGAAGGTTTATGAGGAAATTATTTAA